DNA sequence from the Pseudophryne corroboree isolate aPseCor3 chromosome 6, aPseCor3.hap2, whole genome shotgun sequence genome:
TTCCACCCCCCCCcaacccctccacggcattatagtgttctcacacctcccctgcttacctggtccgctcctctgggtcgaccaggtgagcagtctatatccaggacaggggaggatagagaacactataatgttgtgtagGGGGGTAAGTTTGGTGGTGAACCCgccagtcagtgtctgcgcacgcctgtgaaggcacatatgtgtttcttAAGGCAATATTCCCAGTTTTTTGGACAACACACAATCTTTAACATtttcatgagtattattaagtatgcCATGTTTAGGgcaagcaaataaatatattagaaATTAATCAGTGGCTGTTGTGacccccatacagaaccaaccatcatgggtgaagacgaccagcaggaacctgaccaacagactacctttacactgcacctgcagcccgttgctcctacccagccaacccagcagcaggatatgccccaagcctccgTAAGTCCCCAATTGATCCCAACTCCACCacagcaacaaatgtccgcagacttttggagcagttgggccacacaacaggtccaaaacactgcctacctgaacacacacacacaacaccttgccagtctgccgcaTCATCTACCTCGCTTTAgtaggaactcgggcagactgattgttcaggtaggcagaatagctacttcaatggagcaaatcagggcggacaacatgCAAATGCTGACAAATTTATCCAGAGtaatcgatgagcaacagcggcagcaacaagccctaatacAAGTCATCCAGCACAACCAAGTAGTGACTGAAACTTTGTCCAGAAttgttgccagccacactgccaccaataatcagctgaatgccagtattCACAACTTGAGCCAAAGCATTACTGTGCTGGCAGCACAACAAGTCagctccagctctggaaccacgacccctagccagaccccagttacctcccctgttcgacgctcaAGCAGAACACGGGCCAGCGAAACAGGACAAACTTCTGCACCaagcacacacaccaaaaaaaaattattaaggcAGGAAATTTGTGCAACATAATAAATGTTTGGCTATTGTATTCCCTAAAAAAACCCGTGTCCGTGTCAATCATTTTAAagcacgctatgtgtgtatggtttaatggggtaatgattGTCAATGTTTATTTAATTAAAAGGAAAATAAACATACacaccagtataaagaacaaacactaacgaaCAAAACAAACATTCCCCCCCTACAATACATGTAAGAAAAGTGGTCAGGCAAGGTGATTATAATCAAAATAATACTTACGGGTAAAATATCGCTgaataacttcttgccttacctgcctccctacatctgtactcacactgtcaccagatgtttctaactcctctgcttgctgactgttttcttcctcatcatgtggcagatgttgttgcaaacacagattatggagaaaacagcagcagaacacaatcctagtcaccttagagggattatacaacaaaagcccagcagatttatccagacaccgaaacctagatttcagcactccaaaacatctttctatcacgttccgcgtagacttatgtgcatgattgtaactgtgttcagcaggagaatcaggttaggacaatggagtaagtagccaagagtagcagccataaccaccatcacctgaaaaacagatataggcaacattagtacatgtgtatgatgaataattacccccccaaaaaaaggagtttgaagttaacacacaacacacttggaacatacccagcagccagccatcaggcatttgtccgtcctcaaatttatcgaagagagatgactgactgaggatgaaggagtcatggcagccgccagggtaacctgcaaccacactcataatttttagatttgcatcacaaaccacctggacattagtggatttgtccatatgtctattagtataaatatattgtcggcccctaggtggtctcagctcaacgtgtgtgcaatctatggcccccagcacattgggcatgccagcaagctcatagaaagctaccctgactgcatgccactgcgactcctgggtagggaagcagatagaggcatttatatgggggtccaagacatccaaaacctgagtggacattaataaatataaggtgagtgtcatgatctgtattcaatacaatactgtgttctaagacctaatagaagcaacacttagacatagacgtgtatgtatactgtatttcaactcacctgattcaaatattttgaaaaggtgggctgggagatacctatgacgtcgcctgtcacagcctggaagctcccagtagccataaagtgcaacacagccaggagtttgtgcaggcctgagacagagcgagagcgtgctgtctcagggtctagtcccagatggaaaatgttgtttcgatttagcctaaacatctgtatgaccctatcatcagacaatgcgtttaagtttaaacgtcccctaataaaacgaggctggcgcagcctccgcggcacctgttcaacctgctgaccatgtgcacttacctggccctgatttattgaagagtcatggagcactctcaggtatcccccagcaaccaaaaAATCTGAAACACAcacaacagccgccatttcagagtgagagatcttcaaaatgtgcctgggagccttttatagggccaaacattcaggtgtgactaatgaataattgaatacacatgtaaacacgcttctcaaaagcaggtctacttttttttaggacttttgtaCGAATggtattttttcacgaccgcaaatgcattatcacggtagacattacaaatacgaatggttagtaaatgaccgtgattcatacctaaacagccgcgttttgaccgatggtgtattcattcgtaatttttagagatgagcgggttcggttcctcggaaaccgaacccgcccgaacttaatgtttttttacacgggtccgagcgactcggatcttcccgccttgctcggttaacccgagcgcgcccgaacgtcatcatcccgctgtcgtattctctcgaggctcggattctatcgcgagactcggattctatataaggagccg
Encoded proteins:
- the LOC134932141 gene encoding uncharacterized protein LOC134932141 isoform X1, giving the protein MALVRELMRHHRQLFGQDAAKVSSRRKAVLWGKVIAAVNSEGVVRRTEDTCRKRFYDIKRRVKAKMAKEAKSARQTGGGHPFRATYRDWEEPMRSLIPSEVVVETHDRDSDRPRQDVRQRRTTDRPQPTDDGGNAGSSSASRPPLRRTSQGSVSLPTRPSKSRRVESESAAPSSPPRRRISAVLPQPPLDILASPQSDEPRSPQLSEPTIMGEDDQQEPDQQTTFTLHLQPVAPTQPTQQQDMPQASVSPQLIPTPPQQQMSADFWSSWATQQVQNTAYLNTHTQHLASLPHHLPRFSRNSGRLIVQVGRIATSMEQIRADNMQMLTNLSRVIDEQQRQQQALIQVIQHNQVVTETLSRIVASHTATNNQLNASIHNLSQSITVLAAQQVSSSSGTTTPSQTPVTSPVRRSSRTRASETGQTSAPSTHTKKKLLRQEICAT
- the LOC134932141 gene encoding uncharacterized protein LOC134932141 isoform X2 — translated: MCPSTETMLGGHAHCSDSPEDVVGWLDLQTKKQIRQRRTTDRPQPTDDGGNAGSSSASRPPLRRTSQGSVSLPTRPSKSRRVESESAAPSSPPRRRISAVLPQPPLDILASPQSDEPRSPQLSEPTIMGEDDQQEPDQQTTFTLHLQPVAPTQPTQQQDMPQASVSPQLIPTPPQQQMSADFWSSWATQQVQNTAYLNTHTQHLASLPHHLPRFSRNSGRLIVQVGRIATSMEQIRADNMQMLTNLSRVIDEQQRQQQALIQVIQHNQVVTETLSRIVASHTATNNQLNASIHNLSQSITVLAAQQVSSSSGTTTPSQTPVTSPVRRSSRTRASETGQTSAPSTHTKKKLLRQEICAT